A section of the Babesia microti strain RI chromosome I, complete genome genome encodes:
- a CDS encoding translation initiation factor EIF-2B subunit related (overlaps_old_locusTagID:BBM_I01385), translated as MDNVSKYYVAKRVEIRHSIDSEWPALLKQALKHPHIHTFPDPIHHSTTGSNILALECGSDHQIAHLDNLSANYLVADGCSQYPNNIAAERTEFVGKDMDSSHALELPDSMPTPTAFNEQMMEILVVSARKAMTSYVTSSYTLGSSKKNLSASSDYEGLTALKDALNQLIYSRGTELEVILITSDFSGLLKSNEAIVTKCTNNFRTELNKMDIKITTFYDLAEKEYKRTDLYRLQRDYSYLDSKKTLLNTLDLPNSPMYTINTLYFKGSNATNFYSIILNRVKLSLENDTVNSSYFRVNYLITNFPLLYGKLCNNKISFDNSIYFDGKLSTNFKRTIVQGHLTPGKLQFLCSILMELENMKAFKMHEILVSYDAGLLNDMHEKTLHIESNRIFKSYAKHQSKLAKNYPWLYKYLRDLVPQTRFTLNNIDTPTLSVGNELIPLSNGPEIEVCHFYTHPKLEPLVNQLVHRAETNTFKIKIISQNTCDYTHTNLHICNMATMNLYNKWALDEPLIDLPKLSANEYISKLWLLHILNHKRQLRKLLFQQHPLRQVATFTYLVKNIRINQLYRFCVEYDKLDINTTCTYSHVDWSQVNFNNTDDFYHLVTQQYTKVSMESADNITTIVIICVGGSEDTIEEWENFNITKMVFDFDSVMINPHQWDIGKQLNNPLSIDHIFTKLEQLDELNISSFRHLLNLSHSRCYDIIHSTQLDVNNLSGDIGKSDNVLFENMKNSRIVPLCLSNNMLSDAERIKDLLVAKGLTVAEPVNMGWIYDCYHYGLVDYGNSLELHRGIVDHKFSFWGWTFFVINDALSKLPRIEMRKSWGIDLVTVGPAENLSQVISKHFTERITQFELSESHLQYLGSDIIYTRYLIVKGDANDDRIGHDVNYFTVKISEKQLVTLGYSSCFGIKICVERETESLLDYMGEI; from the exons ATGGATAATGTTAGCAAGTATTATGTGGCCAAACGAGTGGAAATTAGACACTCCATTGATAGCGAGTGGCCGGCACTTCTTAAACAGGCCTTAAAACATCCACACATTCACACATTTCCAGATCCAATCCACCATAGTACAACTGGCAGCAATATTTTAGCGTTGGAATGTGGTTCTGATCACCAGATAGCCCATTTAGATAATCTTAGTGCCAATTACTTGGTTGCTGACGGATGTTCTCAATACCCTAACAACATCGCTGCTGAAAGGACAGAATTCGTCGGCAAAGATATGGATTCGAGTCATGCCCTGGAATTACCTGACTCTATGCCAACACCTACAGCATTCAATGAACAAATGATGGAAATTTTAGTGGTTAGTGCGAGAAAGGCAATGACCAGTTATGTAACCAGCAGTTATACGTTAGGATCCAGTAAGAAGAATCTGAGTGCTAGCAGCGATTACGAAGGGCTTACGGCTTTAAAGGATGCTTTAAACCAGTTAATTTACTCAAGAGGCACCGAACTGGAA GTTATATTGATTACCAGTGATTTTTCAGGGTTGTTAAAGTCAAATGAGGCAATTGTCACAAAATGTACTAATAATTTTCGCACAGAGCTGAACAAAATGGATATAAAGATAACGACATTTTACGATTTGGCGGAGAAGGAGTACAAGCGCACAGATTTGTACCGACTCCAAAGAGATTACTCTTACTTGGACAGCAAAAAAACATTGTTAAACACGCTAGATTTACCGAATTCCCCCATGTACACTATCAATACATTGTATTTTAAGG GTTCTAATGCTACAAATTTTTACAGCATAATTTTGAATCGAGTGAAACTATCATTGGAGAATGACACGGTCAACTCATCATATTTTCGGGTCAATTATTTGATCACAAATTTTCCCCTTCTCTACGGAAAATTGTGCAATAACAAAATAAGTTTCGACAACAGTATTTATTTTGACGGCAAATTATCCACA AATTTTAAAAGGACAATTGTACAAGGCCATTTAACGCCTGGAAAACtgcaatttttatgttCAATACTGATGGAATTAGAAAATATGAAAGCATTCAAAATGCACGAAATCCTAGTGTCTTATGACGCCGGTTTATTGAATGATATGCACGAAAAGACGTTGCACATTGAAAGTAATCGCATTTTCAAAAGTTACGCCAAGCACCAGTCAAAACTAGCCAAAAATTACCCCTGGTTGTACAAATACTTAAGGGATTTGGTCCCCCAAACCAGATTTaccctaaataatatagataCTCCCACGTTAAGCGTTGGAAATGAATTAATACCCTTGTCTAACGGACCGGAAATTGAAGTCTGTCACTTTTATACCCATCCCAAGCTTGAACCACTGGTAAATCAACTGGTCCATAGGGCTGAAACCAATACTTTTAAgatcaaaataatttcacaaaATACATGCGACTACACACacacaaatttacatatttgcAATATGGCAACGatgaatttatacaataaatggGCATTGGATGAGCCATTGATTGATTTACCCAAATTAAGCgcaaatgaatatatttccaAACTGTGGCTATTGCACATTTTGAATCACAAAAGACAATTAAGGAAGCTTCTCTTCCAACAACATCCCCTTAGACAAGTGGCCACCTTTACATATTTAGTAAAAAACATCAGGATAAATCAGCTATACAGATTTTGCGTGGAATATGATAAGCTGGACATCAATACCACATGTACCTATTCCCACGTCGATTGGTCTCAGGTTAATTTCAACAACACTGAcgatttttatcatttagtTACCCAGCAGTATACCAAAGTAAGCATGGAGTCTGCGGACAATATTACCacaattgttataatatgtGTGGGAGGTTCGGAAGATACCATAGAAGAGTGGGAAAATTTCAACATTACAAAAATGGTGTTCGATTTTGACAGTGTAATGATAAATCCACACCAGTGGGATATCGgtaaacaattaaacaatCCACTTAGTATAGACCACATATTTACTAAACTGGAGCAACTGGACGAACTCAATATTTCTAGTTTCAGACATTTGCTCAACCTTAGTCATAGTAGGTGTTATGATATAATACATAGCACTCAACTTGACGTTAACAACCTATCTGGAGACATTGGTAAGAGTGATAACGTTTTGTTTgaaaatatgaaaaattcgAGAATAGTACCACTATGCCTGTCAAACAACATGCTGAGCGATGCTGAAAGAATTAAAGACTTATTAGTTGCCAAGGGCCTTACTGTGGCTGAACCTGTTAACATGGGTTGGATTTACGACTGTTATCACTATGGGCTAGTAGATTATGGCAATTCTTTGGAGTTGCATAGGGGAATAGTTGATCATAAGTTTTCATTTTGGGGCTGgacattttttgtaattaacGATGCCCTCAGCAAATTGCCTAGAATCGAGATGAGGAAATCTTGGGGAATAGATTTGGTGACAGTGGGACCTGCTGAAAATTTATCGCAAGTAATATCCAAACATTTTACAGAGCGTATAACACAGTTTGAACTAAGTGAAAGCCACCTTCAGTATTTGGGTAGcgatattatttacacaagaTATTTAATTGTCAAGGGCGATGCTAATGATGATAGGATCGGCCATGATGTAAACTATTTTACCGTAAAAATTTCGGAAAAACAACTAGTAACTCTTGGCTACTCGAGTTGTTTTgggataaaaatatgcGTAGAAAGGGAGACAGAATCACTATTGGATTATATGGGTgaaatatga
- a CDS encoding hypothetical protein (overlaps_old_locusTagID:BBM_I01390) yields MDSSKGFVNKFMNSDNVTNDKFGANKLDEKVHSDPSLSTFSGCNERNCHCKNTETQNYTFNPPNMAYATVPYFPSESIGNLKHSMNGSKMDTKRFWSSDNFVNGANDYEKGLPRGYSIYQGWGANPNNTHYGDGIYDRHITPHSNGINNVNYQTADNLHNLEYSLSQSYPFRPLYPLEHLNPANGLGNRYRRSYGGAPSYNLSHEDKIRRKSTKPFCC; encoded by the coding sequence ATGGATTCTAGCAAGGGGTTTgtcaacaaatttatgaaCTCAGATAATGTAACTAATGACAAGTTTGGAGCCaataaattggatgaaAAGGTGCACTCTGACCCTTCCCTTTCCACATTCTCTGGGTGTAACGAACGCAATTGTCACTGTAAAAATACTGAGACGcaaaattacacatttaatCCACCAAACATGGCATATGCCACTGTGCCATATTTCCCTTCAGAAAGCATTGGAAATTTAAAACATAGCATGAATGGCAGTAAAATGGACACCAAAAGATTCTGGTCAAGcgataattttgttaatgGTGCAAATGACTATGAAAAAGGTTTACCTCGGGGCTACTCAATCTATCAAGGCTGGGGTGCCAACCCTAACAACACCCATTATGGCGATGGCATATATGATAGACATATTACCCCTCATAGCAATGGCATcaataatgttaattatcAGACAGCAGATAATCTACACAACTTAGAATACAGTCTGTCACAAAGTTACCCCTTCCGCCCTTTATACCCCCTTGAACATTTGAATCCTGCGAATGGCCTTGGTAATAGGTATAGAAGAAGTTACGGGGGCGCTCCCAGTTACAATTTAAGCCACGAAGATAAAATTCGGCGAAAGAGTACAAAGCCCTTTTGCTGCTAA
- a CDS encoding hypothetical protein (overlaps_old_locusTagID:BBM_I01395), which produces MNWSFVTNLDARKNAFLSIILSASTIYNTADQVIVLLDRSIADDSIFAISQFINSSLQDKTNWINSISLVDLLESLLDQSLAKEFLNECLLDRDKFIKVLSRIKLKFIYVMEDTIEQITTCLTNISTVSNIKLVVLDQLSRLLFGTEGKFPQFISKYALITSLVQNKASNTLILESIRTLDNEYRRRIVGFLTSRSDSTCIIQECKRH; this is translated from the coding sequence ATGAATTGGTCGTTCGTTACTAATTTGGATGCCAGAAAAAATGCCTTCCtgtcaattattttatctgCTTCCACCATATACAACACAGCGGATCAAGTAATTGTGTTGCTAGACCGGTCAATAGCCGATGATTCCATATTTGCCATTTCacaattcatcaattcaTCACTACAAGACAAGACGAATTGGATCAATTCGATATCACTAGTAGATTTATTGGAATCATTGTTGGACCAGTCACTGGCGAAAGAGTTCCTAAATGAGTGTCTGCTTGACcgtgataaatttattaaagtACTTTCTAGGATTAAgcttaaatttatttacgTAATGGAAGATACGATAGAGCAGATAACGACTTGCCTAACCAACATATCTACAGTTTCTAATATCAAACTAGTTGTACTGGATCAGTTATCTCGTCTATTATTTGGCACAGAAGGGAAATTTCCACAATTTATCTCAAAATATGCGTTGATAACGTCACTAGTACAAAACAAAGCTTCCAATACGCTAATACTGGAATCAATAAGAACCCTTGATAATGAGTATAGAAGAAGGATTGTTGGGTTTTTAACATCAAGATCCGACAGCACGTGCATAATACAAGAGTGCAAACGCCATTAG
- a CDS encoding Polycomb group RING finger protein 1 (overlaps_old_locusTagID:BBM_I01405), whose product MDGRSYSMKHRDSKLRAQVKWLQEEDYDFLDSDDPYNDFVQYKSANNQVFSSSTNISTVGTNGYRSRRRIDKFEREEDLSFSGGQSHTFYSNASTLNNISGTTSVVKRRRRYTQDVPSRNKSVSIDTGKFAAFLQKWNAHLPILKHFNDAIPSIKYDSVPKLTHYQEDGDMMVDVKFRLKILFNHLTCKLCKGLFFNAYTIKNCLHTFCKSCIITYAILVGQQCPVCHQNINTNLEESIEYDNCIQSMVDKLFPQNNIDDTDADICKRGQDVGVVETEYFAGDGVSGVHVKEEDSALKDDANVSNRYSNYLWDASAEAIEIEKSIYDGSKESQGRISESISNLKACLTLTPLDVNNGMPCYIAVEKEMFISDLGDYLLLKLQIYGRCNVVFYLYNEILPKNHTIEFICKSRRMPMMQCIPLKYSLRYK is encoded by the coding sequence ATGGACGGGAGATCATACAGCATGAAGCACCGGGATTCCAAACTTCGGGCCCAAGTAAAGTGGCTTCAAGAAGAAGACTACGACTTCCTCGATTCTGATGATCCGtataatgattttgttCAGTATAAATCGGCCAATAATCAAGTATTCAGCTCTAGCACCAACATCAGTACTGTGGGCACCAATGGTTATAGAAGTAGGAGGAGGATCGACAAATTTGAAAGAGAAGAAGACCTCAGTTTCTCGGGCGGTCAATCACACACGTTCTACTCTAATGCATCTACCCTAAACAATATATCAGGCACGACTTCTGTGGTCAAACGGAGGAGGAGGTATACACAAGATGTGCCCAGTAGAAATAAGTCTGTGTCCATTGACACGGGGAAGTTTGCAGCTTTTCTGCAGAAATGGAATGCCCACTTGCCCATTCTTAAACACTTTAACGATGCTATTCCATCCATAAAATATGATTCGGTGCCAAAGTTAACCCATTATCAGGAAGATGGTGATATGATGGTGGATGTGAAATTCAGGTTGAAGATATTATTCAACCACTTGACTTGCAAGTTATGCAAGGGGTTATTCTTCAACGCTTATACGATTAAGAACTGTTTGCATACTTTTTGCAAGAGCTGTATCATCACCTATGCCATTTTGGTCGGCCAGCAGTGTCCTGTATGCCACCAAAATATCAACACCAATTTGGAAGAAAGTATAGAATATGATAATTGCATTCAGAGCATGGTGGACAAGTTATTTCCGCAAAATAATATCGATGATACTGACGCCGATATTTGCAAAAGGGGCCAGGACGTTGGGGTGGTAGAAACAGAATATTTCGCTGGTGATGGTGTCAGCGGTGTTCATGTAAAAGAAGAAGATAGTGCGTTAAAAGACGACGCAAATGTATCAAATAGATacagtaattatttatgggATGCTAGTGCAGAGGCAATTGAGATAGAGAAGTCGATTTACGACGGTAGTAAGGAATCGCAAGGGAGAATCAGTGaatcaatttccaatttaaAGGCTTGTCTGACTCTAACGCCACTGGATGTGAATAATGGCATGCCTTGCTACATTGCTGTGGAGAAGGAGATGTTTATCTCTGATCTTGGAGATTATTTGCTGCTGAAGCTGCAAATATATGGGCGTTGCAACGTTGTGTTTTACTTGTACAATGAAATTTTGCCCAAGAATCATACTATTGAGTTCATTTGCAAGTCCAGAAGGATGCCTATGATGCAGTGTATTCCCCTCAAGTATTCGCTCAGGTACAAATAG
- a CDS encoding hypothetical protein (overlaps_old_locusTagID:BBM_I01410): MGSDIDKPLDPKDAIFASDTVEYTQLPESYYSNTIEHAFSLLDSAQLSKPLAEGCTSCIKILNNILLNPWDQTKRWINLNSKTYQLKISPHSCLIELFSSLGFQYTEDHIYLNLVSTPRLRSAYDKLIVFLQDKYGIEIKSNSNHFFDPFKAYKHSTTSNDENCDFELIAKDDIARQIHETCKKLNSNRTVTCLTKQDLCIKLIYPGQNSSRTYDDDGDSTTEGQNDQEVNDALLMIKNMHKNFQFQSKSKMKLNNLLKCKIYDKSRIQFVISPVEILELTLPSSIKIRQIYQLLGKLGCIYTGKLCIMPLKTELSQNSTLLDLDLVPNCRIHITGPCSNNRIDKDVLNNFTLINFTE, translated from the exons ATGGGGAGTGATATAGACAAGCCGCTGGATCCAAAAGATGCAATTTTTGCCTCCG ATACTGTGGAATACACACAATTGCCCGAATCTTACTACAGCAATACCATAGAACATGCCTTTTCTTTATTGGACTCTGCTCAATTG AGCAAACCCCTGGCCGAAGGATGTACTTCATGCATTAAGATACTAAACAACATTTTGCTGAACCCTTGGGACCAGACTAAACGCTGGATCAATCTCAACAGCAAAACTTATCAGCTCAAAATATCACCGCATTCCTGTCTAATCGAATTGTTCAGTTCGTTAGGTTTTCAGTACACAGAAGATCACATATACCTGAATTTGGTCTCAACACCTAGACTTAGATCTGCTTATGACAAGCTTATTGTTTTCCTTCAAGACAAATATGGCATTGAAAtcaaatcaaattcaaatcattttttcGACCCCTTCAAAGCCTATAAACACTCAACTACATCTAACGATGAAAATTGTGATTTTGAACTGATTGCAAAGGACGATATTGCCAGACAGATTCATGAAACTTGTAAGAAACTGAACAGTAATCGAACCGTAACATGCTTAACTAAACAAGACTTGTGTATCAAACTGATATATCCTGGTCAAAATTCGTCTAGAACATATGATGATGATGGAGACAGTACGACTGAAGGACAAAATGATCAGGAAGTTAATGATGCTTTGCTGATGATCAAAAATATGCATAAAAACTTCCAATTTCAATCTAAGAGCAAAATGAAGCTCAACAACTTACTGaaatgcaaaatttacGATAAA AGCCGcattcaatttgttatatcGCCTGTGGAAATATTAGAGTTAACCCTTCCATCCAGCATAAAGATTAGGCAGATTTACCAGTTACTTGGg AAATTAGGCTGTATTTACACTGGTAAACTCTGTATAATGCCATTGAAGACAGAATTATCGCAGAATTCAACATTGTTAGACCTAGATTTGGTTCCCAATTGTCGAATCCACATTACTGGGCCTTGCAGTAACAATCGGATTGACAAGGACgttttgaacaattttacactaattaattttacagaATAG
- a CDS encoding DNA ligase 1 (overlaps_old_locusTagID:BBM_I01415), which produces MILWVCWIGVANSFIRISGRYKCVLNGGKCLQVGKMSNCLFASNSTSLFSPNGNAESLESTTSVNDMETEHCDYESHQSDLNYESVFDQETTNERFKNNANEAVVNHLVKKPKFEVGSLFNCTVNVPNDDIKSPFFDPRKFDTDKYISAADNLKGSFKFKFMAEILDSIEDLHYSGTGSRKFVFTILTNFFRVLIYYKPTDLIPSVYILQNKLSPDYQNIQLGVGEALIIKAMSKAYSRSEKNLKAELQKVEDLGLVAEASTCTFTTLVKPPDLTIMQTFLKFRDIANCHGKNSQQSKLDIIGRILISGKKSESKYIIRFLQQKLRVGVSIPTIIQCLADAFYLTRPNNDNLISDIRTSNLCLESEDTIESLEQVLKDIYSVVPNVEIIVDKLLKGYLGKQLLESCGITPGIPVQPMLARPMGGPQQAFDKMKGVEFTCEYKYDGERAQVHMSEDGVFHVFSRNMENATEKYPDLIKIIKSSVDPSVKSFIIDSEVVAFDREKGKILPFQILTTRKRKDVDENNINVNICIYPFDMLYLNGHSITRKNLKERREFLYSSFREKFGEITFAKYKDIETVNELQEFLNESIANNSEGLIAKTLVENASYEPSKRSLNWLKIKKDYVEGMSDSVDLIPIAAFYGSGKRTSIFGSYLLAVYNEEYETFQTVCKTGTGFTDELLKSLHETMKNFIVSNKPVYYQVSDKMEPDIWFEPKKVWECKVSDFSLSPVHTASIGTIESDKGIGMRFPRFVRVREDKEIYQASKSSDIVYFYNQQVNKV; this is translated from the exons ATGATACTGTGGGTGTGTTGGATAGGCGTGGCAAACAGTTTCATCCGAATAAGTGGTAGATATAAGTGTGTATTGAACGGTGGTAAATGCTTGCAAGTTGGTAAAATGTCTAACTGCCTCTTTGCCTCCAACTCTACTTCCCTTTTCTCTCCCAATGGCAACGCTGAATCATTAGAATCCACCACCAGCGTCAATGATATGGAGACTGAGCATTGTGATTATGAATCTCATCAATCAGATTTGAATTATGAATCAGTATTTGATCAGGAGACCACCAATGAGAGATTCAAGAATAATGCTAATGAAGCGGTGGTAAATCATTTGGTCAAGAAACCCAAATTTGAAGTGGGCTCCCTGTTTAATTGCACGGTGAATGTTCCAAATGACGATATAAAATCGCCGTTTTTTGACCCTAGAAAATTTGACACAGATAAATACATATCAGCTGCAGATAATCTTAAGGGTTCATTcaa atttaaatttatggCAGAAATTCTTGACAGTATTGAAGATTTGCATTATTCTGGAACAGGGAGTAGGAAATTTGTATTCACAAtactaacaaatttttttcgTGTGCTAATCTACTACAAGCCAACGGATCTAATCCCCTCGGTATACATACTACAAAATAA GCTTTCGCCTGATTACCAGAACATCCAACTTGGCGTAGGAGAAGCACTGATCATTAAAGCAATGTCTAAGGCATACAGCCGTTCAGAAAAAAATCTGAAAGCTG AACTTCAAAAAGTTGAAGATTTGGGATTAGTTGCTGAAGCAAGTACCTGTACATTCACTACGTTAGTCAAGCCTCCCGATTTGACAATTATGCAGACTTTTCTCAAATTCAGAGATATAGCCAATTGCCACGGAAAAAATTCTCAGCAATCAAAGCTAGATATT ATAGGGAGAATACTTATTTCTGGAAAAAAGTCCGAatcaaaatacataattcgTTTTCTGCAGCAAAAACTACGCGTGGGAGTAAGCATTCCAACGATTATCCAATGCTTAGCTGATGCATTTTACCTTACTAGAccaaataatgataatttgatcaGCGATATACGAACTTCAAATTTGTGCTTGGAAAGTGAGGATACAATTGAGAGCCTGGAGCAGGTACTAAAGGACATCTACAGTGTCGTACCAAATGTAGAgataattgttgataaactATTAAAGG GTTACCTTGGGAAACAACTATTAGAATCTTGTGGCATCACCCCTGGCATCCCAGTTCAACCAATGTTAGCTCGTCCAATGGGCGGGCCTCAACAGGCCTTTGACAAAATGAAAGGGGTAGAATTTACTTGTGAATACAAATATGACGGGGAGAGGGCTCAGGTGCATATGAGCGAAGATGGTGTTTTTCATGTTTTTTCACGCAACATGGAAAACGCCACTGAGAAGTATCCGGAtctaataaaaattataaagtCATCAGTTGACCCTAGtgttaaatcatttattatagaTTCTGAGGTTGTGGCGTTTGATCGTGAAAAAGGCAAGATTTTGCCCTTCCAAATCCTAACTACCAGGAAGCGAAAGGATGtggatgaaaataatatcaatgtaaatatttgcatataTCCCTTCGAcatgttatatttaaatggCCATTCAATAACTAGGAAGAATTTAAAAGAGAGGAGGGAGTTTTTGTACAGCAGTTTCAGGGAGAAATTTGGAGAAATCACTTTTGCTAAATATAAAGATATAGAAACTGTGAATGAGTTGCAGGAGTTCCTGAATGAATCAATTGCTAACAATTCTGAGGGTTTGATTGCCAAGACTCTAGTTGAAAACGCTTCTTATGAACCCAGTAAAAGGTCATTGAATTGGCTCAAGATTAAGAAGGATTATGTGGAGGGGATGTCAGATTCCGTTGACTTGATCCCTATTGCCGCCTTCTATGGGAGT GGTAAACGTACATCAATATTTGGCTCGTATTTACTAGCCGTGTACAATGAAGAATACGAAACTTTCCAAACAGTGTGCAAAACTGGAACCGGTTTCACAGATGAATTGCTAAAATCATTACATGAGActatgaaaaattttatagtCAGTAACAAACCTGTTTATTATCAAGTATCGGATAAAATG GAACCCGACATATGGTTCGAGCCTAAAAAAGTGTGGGAGTGTAAAGTGTCAGATTTTAGTTTATCACCCGTTCACACCGCTTCCATTGGTACCATAGAAAGTGATAAG GGGATTGGTATGCGGTTTCCCAGATTTGTAAGAGTGAGAGAGGATAAAGAAATCTATCAAGCTTCAAAATCCAGCGACATAGTGTACTTTTATAACCAACAAGTCAATAAAGTCTAG
- a CDS encoding CorA-like Mg2+ transporter protein, putative: MDVGRRNSTLQSILSHGGQSALSCNKKIHRHLVIEIYQGHFLMLEMSVGEMLSQLRSLTLGKSDICNSIGAISYRDCKLILTDFKQIPNIESRTGCIIVTMPPVVSIITKDHIYVIAKEELNLDNFLSRLCEITKFTSTGSLNDTILENIEANYLPDYDKNVTLLALECCISVALEHLKQDVNDVQREFEEIKSRLRIKMPYNVIMDGLHSLKQPIGNTQEKVGAFARIFCDIVNDTADIAKFELINNDTLETDPTMSLNGKCASQVNRDLEILFEYFDQEVAQYAIEMRTLVLAVQDLESHISINLSFARNQLLRLDLMCNVICSGFTFGACISGIFGMNLKNAMENSVSAFVVITSVVVLCCILPMFFIRILFKRNRI; the protein is encoded by the exons ATGGATGTGGGAAGGCGCAACTCTACATTGCAGAGTATACTGAGCCACGGCGGTCAAAGTGCCTTATCCTGCaacaaaaaaattcatcGCCATTTAGTCATTGAGATTTATCAGGGCCATTTCCTGATGCTTGAAATGAGCGTCGGTGAAATGTTGTCTCAGTTGCGAAGTTTGACACTAGGCAAATCAGACATTTGCAATTCCATTGGCGCCATAAGTTATCGCGATTGCAAATTGATTCTCACagattttaaacaaattccCAACATAGAGTCAAGGACAGGATGTATAATAGTAACCATGCCTCCAGTTGTTTCTATAATCACTAAGGATCATATCTACGTAATAGCCAAAGAGGAGCtaaatttggataattttCTGAGCCGCCTCTGTGAgattacaaaatttacctCAACAGGATCGCTTAATGATACAATAttagaaaatattgaaGCTAACTATCTCCCGGACTacgataaaaatgtcactTTACTGGCTCTCGAGTGTTGTATATCAGTGGCCCTGGAACATCTTAAACAAG ATGTAAACGATGTTCAGAGGGAATTTGAGGAGATAAAATCCAGATTACGGATTAAAATGCCATACAATGTCATAATGGACGGCTTACATTCCTTGAAGCAACCAATTGGAAACACTCAGGAAAAAGTAGGTGCCTTTGCCAGAATTTTCTGTGACATTGTAAACGATACCGCAGATATAGCCAAATTTGAACTAATTAACAATGATACATTAGAAACTGATCCAACCATGTCACTAAATGGCAAATGCGCG TCCCAAGTCAACCGTGATTTAGAAATTCTGTTCGAGTATTTTGACCAAGAAGTTGCACAGTATGCCATTGAAATGAGGACTCTCGTACTAGCAGTTCAAGATTTGGAAAGTCATATAAGCattaatttgtcatttgCCAGGAATCAATTGTTGCGGTTAGACCTAATGTGCAACGTCATCTGTAGCGGTTTCACGTTTGGGGCATGTATCAGTG GCATTTTTgggatgaatttgaaaaatgcAATGGAAAATAGTGTTTCAGCATTCGTGGTAATAACTTCAGTGGTTGTTCTGTGTTGTATCTTACCTATGTTCTTCATTAGGATCCTATTCAAACGTAATCGCATTTAA
- a CDS encoding Transcription elongation factor 1 homolog (overlaps_old_locusTagID:BBM_I01430) produces the protein MGRKKSKLLRRDPSAKVRRFGKLEKEFNCPFCNHDKTVQIKLSHQKGIASLNCLVCTVTFSMEITHLDEAVDVYSEWIDRCREANVNDAGSKGQSNSGIDLESSTDKGEYVDRQKAVRKMKLNEESEQIGETFKNDSFGTNVNVNEEDYEEKEEEMPSRKRLTKNAVSSGLFDDD, from the exons ATGGGCCGAAAGAAGTCAAAACTTCTCCGTCGAGACCCTAGTGCCAAGGTTAGAAGGTTTGGAAAACTAGAGAAGGAGTTCAATTGTCCATTCTGCAATCATGATAAAACAGtacaaattaaatt ATCGCATCAGAAAGGGATTGCCTCGCTGAATTGCTTAGTTTGCACTGTAACTTTCTCTATGGAAATAACCCATTTGGATGAAGCAGTGGATGTTTACTCAGAGTGGATCGATCGTTGCAGGGAAGCAAACGTCAATGATGCTGGCAGTAAAGGCCAGTCTAATAGTGGCATTGATTTGGAATCCTCAACTGATAAGGGGGAGTATGTTGACAGGCAAAAGGCCGTAAGGAAGATGAAGCTCAACGAAGAAAGTGAACAAATAGGTgaaacatttaaaaatgactCCTTTGGTACAAATGTCAACGTCAATGAGGAGGATTATGAAGAGAAGGAAGAGGAGATGCCGTCTCGGAAGAGATTGACTAAAAATGCAGTGAGCAGCGGTCTCTTCGATGATGACTAA